The sequence below is a genomic window from Pecten maximus chromosome 14, xPecMax1.1, whole genome shotgun sequence.
ATTTAGATTTTAGGCaggtatatttattattaagGTTTTAGACaggtatatttattatttaggttcaagacatatatatttattatttaggTTTGAGACAGGTAATATGATAGACTATGATTGtatattacctgtctatatatcatatttcCAGACTCGAATAAAAAATATGATGAGACCATACAACCTACCTAAAACCTAAATAACTggtaaatatagataaatgagAAAAATTATGTCGTTATATCAATGATGATTATTGGATGGTAATACTTTGACATTTCTTTAATTTCAGGATGCAGTTTGCCCTTTCTCGACCATGAAATGTCTATAGTCAAATGCATCCGCATTCAAATGCAATATTTTTCAGCAAATAAAGAATTTGTCCGAGTTAGTGATGCGTTGTCTCTTTGTCTTGCGGTGAAATATGATTGTTCATTGTATATGACATATAATTGTACTTCACAGATGGCAGTAGTGTGTCAGTGATCATGAGTTGTTGACTTATAAATAAGATAACATTAGTTTTTGACCTGTAGACCTTGAACAGAGATATGTATGTACTGTTCGAATGTGTCCATACGTCATGTACATGTTACTAACAACTGTACATGTTTCATTACAAACTCATGCTAATAACTATACATATACAGGACATTTGTAAAATGCAAGCAATGTTTTGTCTAAAAATACTCGTGATGCACTTTATATCTGACACCAAGTTTACCTTAGTCGACCACAATATAACAGCTTTCCCTCCAAACGGAATGACTTACTACCCTAGGTGTTCTCTCTAAGTAACAGGGGCGATGCCAGCTGGCAGTCTCGGTTGACCAGCATGGATACATTTGAACACTTTATCCGAGTGTCATCATGGTTTCATTTCCATACCTTCCCTTGTTGACCTATTTAATACTCCCCTGATCTTCATCCGAAAAGGTGAACGCACACGGTACATTTCTTACCGCCTGGGACACCTTTACTTCTTAGTTTTATTAAATTACTAATATGATTACTGTTTCTAATTAATTtcaagtttttgtttatattatacatgctGTTGTAATTGTGAATACGCGTTTGCATTGAAGATGTAGTGAGTTACAAATGAAAGTTGTGTTTAAGTATAGGTATGAATACTGAATATAATTATGAAAGAAGCATttaatagtacatgtatctgtgcATCAATGATCAATTCAATGCCAATTTATGTCTCGCTGGTCAACAATTAGTAATTAGTCTAGTCCTTTCGCTCAAATTTAATGAACTTTAAATTATCGTTGACAGCAGAGAATGTTTGCCTTCGGAACGCCCCCTGACACGAAGTTACTATCATGGAATATGTGGAACACCTCTAACCAACCAGTCGCTGTTTGCTGGACTGGAGTCTGCAGCCCAGCAAGCACCACCTGATCATGTGGCTTTGAAAGTACCAGAGTTTCGTCAGGAATACACACTCAAATATATTTTCGAAAGGGTGTGTATAAGAAAATAgatttttgtttgctaaattGATATTGAATTATCAAATCTGTCCGTTCAGAATCGCTTTAAAGAAAAACTACCAATGTCTTTCTAAAACGTCATATGCTCTTTCAGCTAAGAGTCTGAGAAAGAGAAAAGCAGTCATCTTGGAACTGGCAATGGAAGCAACCGCTATATCTCAAAAAATTCCCCCAATGATCTTCCTTAAATTTCTGATAATGTGTATCTCTTTGTCACGAGTTGTGAACTATTCATCTTGAAACTGACGTTCAAACAAAATAGCAACAGAGGTTTAGTGGAatactactacatgtatatcaaactgCAACGATATTTGTCAAATTCCATGTGTTGGTTCCCATTGGTCACTAGCTCTATATTGTTCAGTTGATCAGTATAAGAAAATGACCGATCAGTGAACCTGCTTGGATTTTGATATTTGACGATTGCTATTACAATTCAATTAAATGATCGTTTATGCATGCTCAGTATCGAGACGTGTTGAAAATCAAACTGCCATATTGACAGGTAAACTTTGTTACGGCTCTTTCATGCTTAAACATATTTCATCGTTTTATGTTTTTGGTTTGTTACTTTTATGCTACAGTCCTGTTCTTTGttacaaaacataaacaaaaagtcattgttttattttttttttagtttgttttgtGATTTCGTAATATCTATTAAtagatttgtttataaataaacaGGATATACAGGAAAAAACAGTCTTCAGTTGTATTCACCCTTGGTAAGACTAACAATGCCAATACTCAATTAACACAGCTGGATTAATTTCACCAGGCAAACACGATATCCAGGAGTTTGGTAGAAATGGGACTAAAGAGAGGTGACGTCGTCATGTTAAATGGTGTAGGAGATGGAGAGTATATGACGCTGTACTATGCTACTGTATCACTGGGTCTGCAGTTTTACGTTGTAAGTATCAGATAGTAGGAAACTATCATTTTAGGGATAAAATGGTTAATGGGGCATTCCTGTATTCGGACACCAAAAACGTGCAAActttctattgataaaatctatgccCGAATGAGAATTATATGAGTTtttgtgcctacaagtaatgaaagTAACGCCTAAATGTGCAGAAAAAAATGGCGTTTCGTACACAATTACCGCCTGCctttgtggtaattagtgaCACTTAGGGTCGAATTGAGAATCTttatgatgtaatacattgaaACACTTTGGTTTCCTCTTGAGAGTAAAATAGTCGTATTAATTTGAAGAtcataacttttactacttggaaaaagtACACATTTCtcattaagtttcattttggcGACATACGCTTTATTAAAACGAAAGAATGTCCTCTAAAACGATGTGTATACTTAAAGTAAATAGTTTGTCTAATTTATATGCAAATATCTGCAAGCAAAATAATgcttaatgtatttatatattatctgtGTAAGACATCTATGTCTGCAAGcgaaaattatatacattttctaCAACGTTAAAGCGATTGAAGTGAAAGTTGTTAACGTCATCATTGAACCTGAAAGCGACAAGCTACTAATGTTACTGCTGCAAAATAATTCTTCAACGGAAAAGCAGCTTAACATTCTAGTGAAGCATATTAGGGCCACTATAACAAAATTAAAgcgtacgtacgatttactaattcgtacgaACGATTTATTAATTcatacgtacggattactaattcgtacgtacgatttactaattcgttcGTACGGgttactaattcgtacgtacgatttactaattcgttcGTACGGATTattaattcgtacgtacgattaactaatccgtacgtacggattactacaatgtaattcgtacgtacgatttacttattcgtacgtacgatttactaattcgtacgtacgaattagcagagacatatatagatattatgtCTCTGGAATTagtacgaattagtaatccgtacgtacggattagtaaatcgtacgtacgaattagtaaattgtacgtacggattagtaaatcgtacgtacgatttaattttttttatagtggccctaatacgcttccgtcacattcattgaaaattgcCTACGTTATAAATCACCGTTAAGGAGAGTACTATTGAAATGCACGAAATAAATGCTGCTTATTGTTTATAGCATTAAAGCGACTACAACTTCATAATTTTATGCATTATGGTTTAATgtttgaaaattcaaaattgtcTTTTTGATTTATTTACCTTAAAGCGACATAAACTgtgtaaaattttcattttattctccGTTTTGAGATGtttttgatgaaaacaaaaatatttgaagcGTGAAAATAATCATTAATTTAAGGGTTAATACTTTCAACTTATgaagtatgatacatgtacgtacaagataaaatattacatgtataatacacgTGGTGGGAAAAAGCTTTATAATTACTGTCAGGTGTATGATTTAAATGCAGTtaattgtacagtatattaGAACCTAATGAATACGTGTATCTTTAATAATATTTGCCATATCCGACTTAAAGTGAGCTTAAcataatgggtttttttttcagccCACCATGCGATACCCCTTTGAAAAGTTCTTTCCTGTCAGTTTAAAGGTAGGGAACCGT
It includes:
- the LOC117341792 gene encoding uncharacterized protein LOC117341792, which encodes MIKMDVNVDQIGDNSSANSSRECLPSERPLTRSYYHGICGTPLTNQSLFAGLESAAQQAPPDHVALKVPEFRQEYTLKYIFERANTISRSLVEMGLKRGDVVMLNGVGDGEYMTLYYATVSLGLQFYVPTMRYPFEKFFPVSLKTNPSVIFVGSLVIPTVKELLNDIVLNKNDARYWYCPRLRLKFYIKG